A window of Poecilia reticulata strain Guanapo linkage group LG23, Guppy_female_1.0+MT, whole genome shotgun sequence genomic DNA:
GAAAGCCTTAGTCTAGTCTATAGAGCCGTAGTTATAGTTTTTGAAAAAGGCAACACATGctataaaaccacaaaaaatgttgcaaaaaattatttttgtagtaaagaaagttaaaatctgtaaatgcGTTTGCAATGCAATAAAAGTGAATACTGTTCTCTAAGTATCGAGTTCCTGTCTTTGTTTATCGCCATGCTCACTCAGCCCCATCCCACATATTGTGTGGAGGAAGGTGGACGCCACTGACCTCCCTGCAAATCATGAGATCAGCGAATCAGGCGCTGTGCTCCATCTGTACAATGTTCAGTATGAAGACGTTGGATCATACGAATGCGAAGCCATCAACACCAAAGGAAAGGACTGGCATAAAAACTGGCTTTATGTGGAATGTAAGTCAAGTTACatgtttacctttttttgtatgacataataataataataataataataataataatacttgtTGTCTTCATGTAGCTGCACCTGAATGGGCAGAAACGATCAACAACACTCAAGTGGACATTGGATCAGAACACACAATGCGCTGTGTGGCTTCAGGAAAACCTTTCCCTTTCATCCGTTGGTACAAAGATGGATATATGgtaaaaaaatctctttgtaagctttttcttaaataattttttgcactCTGAAGTGTTCTCATTATCCACGAAACTGCACTCCTCTCTGGCATGTGGTTCCTCTAGTATGGCAAAGGCGAGCTGAAGTTTTCCAGTCTAACTTTTGATGACTCTGGGATGTACCAATGCATTGCTGAGAACTACTGGGGCATCAAATATGCCAACGCTGAGCTGCGAGTTGTTGGTAGGTAtcaattcttttcttttcttttcttttcttttctctttctttctttctgtctttctgtctgtttgtctgtctgtctgtctgtctgtttttttttttttttttggataacagttatttaaactgaaatccCCACCTATCATCTCTCACCAGCCTGGGCTCCAACATTCGAGCTCAACCCAGTGAAGAAGTATCTTCTTGGAGCCAAAGACAGACGCGTGGTAATAGAGTGTAAGCCGAGAGCCGCTCCGAAACCTCGATTCACCTGGACAAAGGGCAAAGAGGTCCTCTTCAACAGTTCACGGTCAGCAGAAGCAATTTCTtctatgaaacagaaaaatcataAACAACTTTCTAATGAATTGACTTGATTTTGCTTGCTTGCAGTGTTTCTGTCATGTTCGATGGGAGCCTGGAGATCCGCAACGCCACCAAAAATGACGAAGGCCTTTACACCTGCTTCGCTGAGAATGACAGAGGGAAGGCCGACAGTTCAGGATATCTTACCATCACAGGTTAGCTGCATCATAGTAGCAGCATTCATACACCAAGATCTTCTccgctttttgttgtttttttagtacAATTACTGCCTTTGAAACTAActagtttttaatcaaaaacataaaactttgaaACTTAGAATAACTTTAGTCAGAACTTTTCTACggtcttttgttttgttttgcgtGGTTGACACAAtggtgttaaaataaaattatttaaagtgagcttAACATCAGCATGTCAAAATATgacttgttttataaaaaatgttatgttagcTTACTGTCTCCAATTCTGTTGTctaaaaaagttgaaatttgtgatttttttcttctaaggTTTTGAAGTcctttggagtttttttttttatataaatttattcattcatgGAAAAATTGGGAAAGACAATTTAGCCACTTAAATTCTTGCTATTTAAGTTAATCAGAAGTGTGTTAATACCCCAAAACCAGGGCTACATTTGACCTATTAATAAACACACACTTTCAGGTGCGTCTCAAGAGAAAGaataaatactttgtaaaattcCTCATTGCCCACTGCTATGTATAATGAAGGATATATATGTTGCAGTGAGCATAATTCTCTTCCAAGGAATTACTACAAACAAGAAGATTTTTGGTAAAAACCTGATGAGTGCTAgcattaaactgaaaataaatatttaatgtgataTGACAAAGGgtaaagataaagataaaatatatgtttacaCTCACTTACAATATTGTAATTCCTTCTTATTGTTGTCCATCatgatttggattttttattttttattctcagaGGCAACAAGTATAACTGCAGCACCTGAAGACTCCGAGGTTAGAGTTGGAGACGAGGTGATTCTTCACTGCGCTGCTTCACACGACCCCATGCTGGACATCACTTTTATCTGGGCCATTGACTTCAGAGTCATTGACTTCAATGCTGAGTGGCAACACTATGAGCGAGTAATGGTAAGTcaacattttaagcatttttttaaccttgtAAAGCGTTTTAGTTTTTGAGAATTTGCACGTAATTACTGAAAACAAGTTTCACAGTTGGAACTTTCCCGAGATccgttattttttttgtgttgatcaGAGTGAAGATGGAGTCGGCGACTTGAGGGTAAAAAATGCACAGATTTGGCATGAAGGTCGCTACACCTGCACCGCTCAAACCGCGGTGGATGACGACACCGCTTATGCTGACCTGAAAGTCGTAGGTAATTCAGTGCATGAAAATAATAACCGAAACCACCATCTATCGTTTGCACTAGTGTTTTAAAACGATTTTACGTGAAACCTCCAGGTGTTCCCGGGCCTCCCGGTGTGCTCCGGATCGAGGAGATCGGCGACACCTGGGTGAAACTTTTGTGGTCCAAACCAGCTGAGCACAACAGCCCCATCCTGTACTACACTGTTCAGACCAGACACTTCTGGGCTCTGAATGAAGACGACTGGAAGAATGCCAGCACATGTGAGTCCTGATTTAGGCCAGCAGAGGGCCATCATGCTCCAAAGCAATGGACGCAATTCCAGTATAAGCTGGGGTTCAATCAAATTTTAAGCAGCTCTTAATTGCGTCCCTCAGCTCCAAGTGTTCTCGATGGGACTCTGGAGAAAGCAGACGTCACAGATTTATACCCATGGATGGAGTACCAGTTTAGGATCATCGCCACCAATGAGTACGGATCCGGGGAGGCCAGTATACCTTCGCTTAAGATCAAAACATGGGATGCCCGTAAGTACATtgacaattgttttatttatgattgTGCCATAAGGCAGATTTTTAGGAAGAACTAACAAAAGGCTGCCTTTTTTGTGCAGCTCCAGTCGTTTCTCCCACAGACGTGGCAGGATATGGAGGTAGAAATGGCGAGATTGTCATCACGTGGACCGTAAGCTGCCAAATTCACGAGTTAAATTCATGCCTCCTCTAAGTTTCTAATGtacattgatttcttttttattcggCAATCGTCAGCCTGTCCAGCCCTGGTATTTCTATGGCAAGAAATTTGGGTACATCGTTGCGTTAAAGCCTCACAATGCCTACGACTGGTATTATGTAACCATCTCGGACCCTGAGACGAGACGGCACGTTCACATAGATTCCTACTTCATTCCGACCGAAGAGGACTTCCTGGTGCGAGAGTTCCAGGTGAAGATAAAGTCATTTAATGTTAAAGGAGATGGACCGTACAGCCTCACCAAGGTCATCTATTATCCAAGAGATGGTGAGAATTAGTTTTTAGATATGCGCCTTATCAGTTTCTAATTGCATTTAATCTCAATTTCTGGTGCACAGTATAATTTTAGAAGCTTTGTAAAttcaaatatatgttttttttttttttttcttgtcaccCAGTCCCAATAGAAGCTCCCACAGATGTCTACGCCAGGCCCGTGTCTTCCACTGAAGCTGTGGTTTGGTGGCTGCCTGTGGTTGATACTGGAACCGGACTGCAGCAGTACATCGAGGGATACCAGGTATGGAggttttcctctcatttttttaaactagatCAGCCAAAAATAACATGTCAATAAATACttggatttgtttaaaaaatagacAATATTTACAGACCTCAACAGTCAAATTTGCAACATTGCATAAATTACATGGAAAATATATTAACAatcttaacagattttttttttttcaaatcacagCTGTACATTAAAGTTACTgtacaagatttttttctgttgattttggtTCCAcactattttcaaaaaaaattatttatactgcAGTATAAGAAGAAAGTATACTGCAGTAGTTTTAGTCTCAtgatcatcttttttttcaataactGTAGCCATATTTGCTTTTTGCAAATAGCATGTGATACAATAATCTAGCTGTTTCTTTGCCCTTTACATCAATGTCAGCCTATTTAAACAACACTATCatacacacttgaatccaaatTTGTATCTATCTTCACTTTGTCTCTATTTCCCAAGTTGCTACCTATGCCTTCAATGCTAtccacaaaaaaacccacaagaCTTACAAAAATGTATCCTACTACATAGATCAAATACTGGAGAAAGTATGACGATCCAGAACCGGGGGCAAATCGCATATTCGTTCCAGCTTCAGTCAATCAGACCCGCCTGGAGAACATGCTGCCAGATTCGCACTACCTCATCGAGGTCCGGGCGTTCAACGGAGCAGGTTTTGGACCGCCCGGCGAACACTGTGAGATGTTCACAAAGAGGCCACGTAAGAACAACATGAAAACGGACAATCGGATTTGTAACAatgcttttaaaatacttttaaaataagtaaactGTTTCTCCGCAGCACCCTCTGAGCCTCCCAGAATGTGGCGCTACGTCACCTGGACCGGACAATGGTTGTACGTGTGGTGGGATCACATCCAGTATGACTGGTTTGGGAACGTTTCTTTCCCCCTCTACTACAAGGTGGGTGCATTTAGCGTTGTTTCACCTCTATAGTAAGAAAGCATTCAGGTTTTAAGGCTGCTAGGATCTTTTACAGTCTACTCCTTTGTCAGGTCATGTTTAGAAAGACAGGGTACATCTACGGGAAGGTCTACATCACTGGCTGGCACT
This region includes:
- the cntn1b gene encoding contactin 1b, which translates into the protein MASTPLLLLGFFSSVSVTLAVLFGEPRIYGEDATGYGPIFEEEPMDVVYTDDSPDKRISMNCRARANPPATYRWRRDNWEIKLMEQPDEHYSLVGGNLVITNPIQKKHAGTYTCVARNIYGTVLSKEARIKFGYIEEFPDEEREPVFVKEGQGAVLLCVPPKAWPQEVSYRWIFNEFPVFLPTDRRRFVSQKTGNLYIAKVEAQDAGNYSCFVSSPIIGKSVYSKFIPLIPLPPEDGEERKYPADIRVKFPDTTAMLASNITLECFALGNPIPHIVWRKVDATDLPANHEISESGAVLHLYNVQYEDVGSYECEAINTKGKDWHKNWLYVESAPEWAETINNTQVDIGSEHTMRCVASGKPFPFIRWYKDGYMYGKGELKFSSLTFDDSGMYQCIAENYWGIKYANAELRVVAWAPTFELNPVKKYLLGAKDRRVVIECKPRAAPKPRFTWTKGKEVLFNSSRVSVMFDGSLEIRNATKNDEGLYTCFAENDRGKADSSGYLTITEATSITAAPEDSEVRVGDEVILHCAASHDPMLDITFIWAIDFRVIDFNAEWQHYERVMSEDGVGDLRVKNAQIWHEGRYTCTAQTAVDDDTAYADLKVVGVPGPPGVLRIEEIGDTWVKLLWSKPAEHNSPILYYTVQTRHFWALNEDDWKNASTSPSVLDGTLEKADVTDLYPWMEYQFRIIATNEYGSGEASIPSLKIKTWDAPPVVSPTDVAGYGGRNGEIVITWTPVQPWYFYGKKFGYIVALKPHNAYDWYYVTISDPETRRHVHIDSYFIPTEEDFLVREFQVKIKSFNVKGDGPYSLTKVIYYPRDVPIEAPTDVYARPVSSTEAVVWWLPVVDTGTGLQQYIEGYQIKYWRKYDDPEPGANRIFVPASVNQTRLENMLPDSHYLIEVRAFNGAGFGPPGEHCEMFTKRPPPSEPPRMWRYVTWTGQWLYVWWDHIQYDWFGNVSFPLYYKVMFRKTGYIYGKVYITGWHFMDFPMPQLGDYELMVRGRYEGGDGPVRMISIKGKASLTTPTISFLTLLLLALCITGL